A part of Andrena cerasifolii isolate SP2316 chromosome 10, iyAndCera1_principal, whole genome shotgun sequence genomic DNA contains:
- the LOC143374319 gene encoding uncharacterized protein LOC143374319 produces the protein MEACIPPPQPLSEAGDMSENWQRWKKDFLLYLEASNNSMKSDDLKAYLLRSQIGKVGQDAIDKIIPQNSKDKDDINILLAKLDSHFSRKNKQVVDRYNFFTRSKKHKESIEEYIEDLKKMAASCSFGHITNSLIRDRVIADLKDKNLRQKLFEIQNLDLFALTTAFKEHETLMQQKTQAFKKNTAQVKKPTSHCAHISNIENANNNCNITKVPEQSQQNLKNKETRRCWRCRQQHPSYSCPAWGFKCEKCGERNHYTFCCQTGNDNQRRGINVPKINTSIPPHNLNLQRGNQQYNNVPNVPIVPNVPSAPCAPSAPQHFGSNNNALYPNLHYPTTVPENKPNPNAWSWVEQQNVKVNNDFQRTAPQAMNASPSRNPPTPAAGKQKKDSKDSCTVS, from the exons ATGGAAGCGTGCATACCTCCTCCACAGCCTTTGTCCGAAGCTGGGGATATGTCTGAAAATTGGCAGAGATGGAAGAAAGATTTCTTATTGTATCTAGAGGCCAGTAATAATTCAATGAAGTCAGACGATTTGAAAGCTTATCTTCTGAGAAGTCAAATAGGGAAAGTTGGTCAAGACGCTATAGACAAAATTATTCCTCAGAATTCAAAAGACAAAGAtgatataaatattttgttagcGAAGCTCGATTCACATTTCAGTCGTAAAAATAAGCAGGTTGTAGACCGATACAACTTCTTCACCAGGTCcaagaaacataaggaatctatCGAGGAATACATAGAGGATTTAAAG aaaatggcAGCAAGTTGTAGCTTTGGGCATATAACAAACAGTCTTATTAGAGACAGAGTAATCGCTGatttaaaagataaaaatctTAGACAGAAGTTGTTTGAAATACAAAACTTGGATTTGTTTGCATTAACGACAGCTTTTAAAGAGCACGAAACGCTTATGCAACAAAAAACTCAAGCTTTCAAGAAGAACACTGCCCAGGTTAAAAAACCTACTAGCCATTGTGCACACATTTCAAATATTGAGAATGCcaataataattgtaatattacAAAGGTACCCGAACAAAGTCAGcagaatttaaagaataaagaaactaGGAGGTGTTGGAGATGTAGGCAACAGCATCCGAGTTACTCTTGTCCCGCTTGGGGATTCAAGTGTGAAAAGTGTGGCGAACGTAATCATTATACCTTTTGTTGCCAAACTGGTAATGACAATCAAAGGAGAGGAATAAATGTGCCCAAA aTAAACACCAGTATTCCGCCTCATAATTTGAACCTACAGAGAGGAAATCAACAG TATAACAATGTTCCTAATGTCCCCATTGTGCCCAATGTCCCCAGTGCTCCTTGTGCACCTAGTGCTCCACAACATTTTGGATCTAATAATAATGCATTATATCCAAATCTACATTATCCGACGACGGTTCCTGAAAATAAGCCG AATCCGAATGCATGGTCATGGGTTGAACAACAAAATGTAAAAGTAAATAACGACTTCCAGAGAACCGCACCGCAG GCTATGAATGCTTCGCCAAGTCGAAATCCACCGACACCTGCGGCAGGGAAGCAAAAAAAAGATTCGAAAGATTCGTGCACCGTATCGTaa
- the LOC143373680 gene encoding uncharacterized protein LOC143373680 isoform X2, whose protein sequence is MQGPPPLSAEGDSKKNWCSWRSDFVQFLKKEDPTESYKDRWGTFLFLFIGPVGQEAYKKLSMDQTSDKENFNVLLKKLDFYFLFDTKKMQHNESISEYVNNLMDIAVKSNHEDPQGIVKEKIIDDIMQQKSDADFRVFLQSLNLSEIISEWMSVQKFANQTNDNQSRKQYVAAKKCPINSNVIECIRCGRQHPRNKCPAHGRQCSNCKKFNHFTEKCKSIITYVENCKKCGAEHKQTECPAFGYTCTKCGKNNHYSWKCQVPMVRNCSRCGTDHVMTLCPAQGKVCSLCKKPNHLEKKCSSK, encoded by the exons ATGCAAGGACCACCGCCATTAAGTGCAGAAGGAGATTCTAAGAAAAATTGGTGTAGCTGGAGGAGTGATTTTGTACAGTTTTTGAAAAAGGAGGACCCAACAGAATCCTACAAAGATAGATGGGGGACATTTCTTTTTCTGTTTATTGGTCCTGTGGGACAAGAAGCGTACAAAAAATTATCCATGGATCAAACATcggataaagaaaattttaatgtcttacttaaaaaattggatttttattttttgtttgacACTAAAAAAATGCAACATAATGAAAGCATCAGCGAATATGTTAACAACTTGATG GACATTGCTGTAAAGAGCAATCATGAGGATCCCCAAGgcattgttaaagaaaagattATTGATGATATTATGCAACAGAAATCTGATGCAGACTTTCGAGTATTCCTACAATCGTTAAACTTAAGTGAAATTATTTCAGAATGGatgtcggtgcaaaagtttgcGAATCAAACGAATGACAATCAAAGTCGTAAGCAATATGTTGCTGCTAAAAAATGTCCCATAAACAGCAATGTGATCGAATGTATCAGATGTGGGAGGCAGCACCCCCGTAATAAATGCCCTGCCCATGGAAGGCAGTGCAGTAACTGTAAAAAATTCAATCATTTCACAGAGAAATGTAAATCTATTATAACGTACGTTGAGAATTGTAAAAAGTGCGGAGCAGAGCACAAGCAAACCGAGTGCCCTGCCTTCGGTTATACATGCACCAAATGTGGCAAGAATAATCATTACTCATGGAAATGCCAGGTTCCTATGGTAAGGAATTGCTCCAGATGCGGTACGGACCACGTTATGACGTTGTGTCCGGCGCAAGGAAAAGTGTGCTCTCTGTGTAAAAAGCCTAATCATTTGGAAAAGAAATGTTCGAGCAAGTGA
- the LOC143373680 gene encoding uncharacterized protein LOC143373680 isoform X1 codes for MNKSENVIKEMQGPPPLSAEGDSKKNWCSWRSDFVQFLKKEDPTESYKDRWGTFLFLFIGPVGQEAYKKLSMDQTSDKENFNVLLKKLDFYFLFDTKKMQHNESISEYVNNLMDIAVKSNHEDPQGIVKEKIIDDIMQQKSDADFRVFLQSLNLSEIISEWMSVQKFANQTNDNQSRKQYVAAKKCPINSNVIECIRCGRQHPRNKCPAHGRQCSNCKKFNHFTEKCKSIITYVENCKKCGAEHKQTECPAFGYTCTKCGKNNHYSWKCQVPMVRNCSRCGTDHVMTLCPAQGKVCSLCKKPNHLEKKCSSK; via the exons ATGAATAAGA GTGAAAACGTAATAAAGGAAATGCAAGGACCACCGCCATTAAGTGCAGAAGGAGATTCTAAGAAAAATTGGTGTAGCTGGAGGAGTGATTTTGTACAGTTTTTGAAAAAGGAGGACCCAACAGAATCCTACAAAGATAGATGGGGGACATTTCTTTTTCTGTTTATTGGTCCTGTGGGACAAGAAGCGTACAAAAAATTATCCATGGATCAAACATcggataaagaaaattttaatgtcttacttaaaaaattggatttttattttttgtttgacACTAAAAAAATGCAACATAATGAAAGCATCAGCGAATATGTTAACAACTTGATG GACATTGCTGTAAAGAGCAATCATGAGGATCCCCAAGgcattgttaaagaaaagattATTGATGATATTATGCAACAGAAATCTGATGCAGACTTTCGAGTATTCCTACAATCGTTAAACTTAAGTGAAATTATTTCAGAATGGatgtcggtgcaaaagtttgcGAATCAAACGAATGACAATCAAAGTCGTAAGCAATATGTTGCTGCTAAAAAATGTCCCATAAACAGCAATGTGATCGAATGTATCAGATGTGGGAGGCAGCACCCCCGTAATAAATGCCCTGCCCATGGAAGGCAGTGCAGTAACTGTAAAAAATTCAATCATTTCACAGAGAAATGTAAATCTATTATAACGTACGTTGAGAATTGTAAAAAGTGCGGAGCAGAGCACAAGCAAACCGAGTGCCCTGCCTTCGGTTATACATGCACCAAATGTGGCAAGAATAATCATTACTCATGGAAATGCCAGGTTCCTATGGTAAGGAATTGCTCCAGATGCGGTACGGACCACGTTATGACGTTGTGTCCGGCGCAAGGAAAAGTGTGCTCTCTGTGTAAAAAGCCTAATCATTTGGAAAAGAAATGTTCGAGCAAGTGA
- the LOC143373681 gene encoding uncharacterized protein LOC143373681 — MNEVDQCENWRISLGARNNLLYNDIPYVPLLVEHIPIYLSFEDHQENGVKTIQTLGELVPKTETFATLLSLTPGINSEFPLSFENLNIRDIYIKNLNNTYCAIWEKYTVFKVYGTLKTTESGNILETTHLIPVHDVAGSLNIMTLLVTIARSECRQYYRTQGQNDMLQLQWDKMKEEKKRLVHEKT, encoded by the exons ATGAACGAAGTAGATCAGTGCGAAAATTGGAGGATTTCTTTAGGGGCACGGAATAATTTATTGTACAATGACATTCCGTACGTTCCTTTATTAGTAGAGCATATTCCAATATACCTTTCTTTCGAGGATCATCAGGAGAATGGTGTTAAAACAATACAAACATTAGGGGAACTTGTTCCGAAGACTGAGACTTTTGCCACGCTCTTATCCTTGACACCAGGGATTAATTCAGAATTTCCTCTTAGTTTTGAGAATTTAAATATTAGGGATATTTATATTAAGAATCTAAATAACACATATTGTGCTATATGG GAAAAGTATACTGTCTTTAAAGTATATGGAACTTTGAAAACAACAGAATCTGGAAATATATTAGAGACTACTCACTTGATACCAGTACATGATGTCGCGGGTTCATTGAATATAATGACCCTGCTTGTTACAATAGCGCGTTCGGAGTGTCGACA gTACTATCGTACTCAAGGACAAAATGATATGCTACAATTACAGTGGgataaaatgaaagaagaaaagaagcgtTTAGTACATGAGAAAACTTGA
- the LOC143373678 gene encoding uncharacterized protein LOC143373678, whose translation MGNSNQKPNGKSNVMSNVKSSNGINISPALLPNAKPPRPFTSEDDFFATWTSWKKEFLMFKAMVNEGSGNKSRWADLMLNLMGPVGRSIFNTFVFNLPVESKDIDILIKKFDNYFIIPRMKRKPRENVYEYINDLRAMTEQKGVENEEEVIKTKILTEIDVYKFTNAAKCFLPTFMFSNDFRKLTLKEIAFFWEMYSDHSLMKTCKKCGLDHSAGNCPAVGKYCERCNEFNHFRRRCPQIFLDNCTYCGGAHFIRKCPAYRETCTKCQKLNHFSWKCQPNIILSCRFCGLSHPAAKACCPARDNVCCLCQNIGHVPSKCKKTSQQQK comes from the exons ATGG GTAACTCGAATCAGAAGCCAAATGGAAAGTCAAATGTGATGTCAAATGTAAAGTCGAGCAATGGGATTAATATTTCACCTGCTTTACTTCCAAATGCTAAGCCGCCTCGACCATTTACATCGGAAGATGATTTCTTTGCAACGTGGACTTCGTGGAAGAAAGAATTCCTGATGTTCAAAGCGATGGTAAATGAAGGCAGCGGCAACAAAAGTAGATGGGCAGATTTGATGTTGAATCTAATGGGACCAGTCGGGCGATCTATTTTTAACACGTTTGTGTTTAACTTGCCAGTCGAAAGCAAAGACATAGATATATTGATAAAGAAGTTTGATAACTACTTTATTATCCCGAGAATGAAGAGGAAGCCTCGAGAGAATGTTTACGAATACATAAACGACCTGCGG GCCATGACCGAACAGAAAGGTgttgaaaatgaagaagaagTTATAAAGACAAAGATTTTAACAGAAATTGATGTGTACAAATTTACCAATGCTGCCAAATGTTTTTTACCGACATTTATGTTCTCGAATGATTTTCGTAAACTGACATTAAAGGAGATTGCATTCTTTTGGGAAATGTACAGTGATCACAGTCTTATGAAAACTTGTAAAAAATGTGGTTTGGATCACAGCGCGGGCAATTGTCCAGCAGTAGGAAAATACTGTGAAAGATGCAATGAATTCAATCATTTTCGCCGACGGTGTCCACAAATCTTTCTTGATAACTGCACCTATTGTGGAGGTGcacattttattagaaaatgtCCTGCTTATAGGGAGACTTGTACTAAGTGCCAGAAGCTAAATCATTTTTCTTGGAAATGTCAGCCTAATATAATATTATCTTGTCGGTTCTGTGGCTTAAGTCATCCTGCAGCTAAAGCATGTTGTCCAGCGAGAGATAATGTTTGCTGTCTGTGCCAGAACATAGGACACGTTCCTTCAAAATGTAAGAAAACATCTCAACAGCAGAAATGA
- the LOC143373635 gene encoding uncharacterized protein LOC143373635 isoform X2 codes for MDSNYRANISKWLPPPGGVLEEWFAESSALAERMSGLVERVALIIQGITDVQACDLQVYEGVANHLEEATKEYKSICSMALSSHPIYKHKMRHFLTALMRKLNVLARFTRNLINEIVDCKSVELLRIIFRLVNIYNDILDIDIAVSDPSTNVFYNDCPSMLEPSKKMSVTRILQILAKNRAEVSCHELIDCLLANYEPREKIDPASSLPLDVEASEDSSIEIYRALTRHLTPPIESASPRSEAEMSNVESIQTLVNTQNEQVPRLLNVAQDVSPRLLGTDALKTVGGEKRLRSSAMKKVKNYYQEVAWGALSGILDHVILWWSPEPLATHHSHGAGHLKDWLSQFVQRNHVPPTVRPALQNLCDALGYHATITAWDQLFRLAYTSAFQCQSRASPTESNFQGTDTGQKFVELFQLLVRLSNECEAGGEWVIGAPLMELPLSEQIVVLHRLDHSIHTVRLWIVQEAKIIAHTWELDVFFLLVKGDVVNCLEELSYLKLADHAGALSTDSVSVQVYVCTKMRAKIVSEVNTNVDLLQKCATNCIDILAKICRVISLANLHMCFPRSSYWRKGSNVAPVAASLYVETYFEKLLLPVVEVIEDHETSNMILRIMCEAWLDYIYLHRIKFRMCGIIY; via the exons ATGGATTCTAATTACAGGGCGAATATCAGCAAGTGGCTGCCACCTCCTGGCGGTGTCCTGGAGGAATGGTTCGCCGAGTCCTCGGCGCTCGCCGAGAGGATGAGCGGCCTCGTGGAGCGCGTAGCCTTAATCATCCAGGGCATTACAGACGTACAGGCTTGTGATTTGCAG GTGTACGAAGGCGTCGCGAATCATCTGGAGGAAGCGACGAAGGAGTACAAGTCGATCTGCTCGATGGCACTCAGCAGCCATCCGATATACAAGCACAAGATGCGGCACTTTTTGACGGCGTTGATGCGGAAGCTGAACGTGCTCGCGAGATTCACTCGCAACTTGATCAACGAAATCGTCGACTGCAAGAGCGTGGAGCTACTCAGAATCATCTTTAG ATTGGTGAACATTTATAACGATATCCTGGACATTGATATCGCCGTGTCCGATCCGTCGACGAACGTGTTCTACAACGACTGCCCTTCCATGCTGGAGCCATCGAAGAAGATGTCTGTCACCCGCATATTGCAG ATACTGGCGAAGAATAGGGCGGAGGTGTCTTGCCACGAACTTATCGACTGTCTCCTAGCGAATTACGAGCCCCGCGAGAAAATTGACCCGGCGTCGTCGTTGCCCCTCGACGTCGAGGCTTCCGAGGACTCGAGTATCGAGATCTACCG AGCTCTCACGAGACACTTAACGCCGCCGATCGAGAGCGCCTCGCCGAGATCCGAGGCGGAGATGTCGAACGTCGAGAGCATCCAGACCCTGGTTAATACCCAGAACGAGCAAGTCCCCAGGTTGCTGAACGTCGCGCAGGACGTTTCCCCGCGGCTGCTGGGCACTGACGCCTTGAAGACCGTCGGAG GCGAGAAGAGGCTCAGAAGCAGCGCGATGAAGAAGGTGAAGAATTACTATCAGGAAGTGGCTTGGGGCGCGCTATCGGGCATCCTGGACCACGTGATCCTCTGGTGGTCCCCGGAACCGCTCGCCACTCATCACAGTCACGGGGCAGGCCATCTCAAGGACTGGCTTAGCCAATTCGTCCAGAGGAATCACG TGCCACCCACGGTGCGACCAGCGCTGCAGAATCTTTGCGACGCACTCGGTTACCACGCCACCATCACCGCCTGGGACCAGCTGTTCAGGCTCGCCTACACGTCTGCCTTCCAGTGTCAGTCGAGAGCATCGCCTACAGAG TCGAATTTCCAGGGGACTGACACCGGGCAGAAGTTCGTCGAGCTGTTCCAGCTGCTGGTCAGGCTGAGCAACGAGTGCGAGGCAGGGGGTGAGTGGGTGATCGGTGCGCCGTTGATGGAGCTGCCCCTCTCGGAGCAGATCGTGGTCCTGCATCGGTTGGATCACTCGATCCACACGGTGAGGCTGTGGATCGTGCAGGAGGCAAAGATCATAGCCCACACGTGGGAGCTCGACGTGTTCTTCCTGCTGGTCAAGGGCGACGTAGTGAACTGCCTCGAGGAGCTCTCCTACTTGAAG CTCGCTGACCACGCGGGTGCGCTCTCCACGGATTCTGTTAGTGTCCAGGTGTACGTCTGCACGAAGATGAGGGCGAAGATTGTTTCCGAAGTTAACACCAACGTGGACTTGCTCCAG AAGTGCGCCACGAACTGCATAGACATCCTCGCGAAAATCTGCCGCGTGATCAGCCTGGCGAACCTGCACATGTGCTTTCCCCGGTCCAGTTACTGGAGGAAGGGAAGCAACGTCGCCCCAGTCGCCGCCAGCCTGTACGTGGAGACTTACTTCG AAAAGCTGCTGCTCCCGGTGGTGGAGGTGATCGAGGACCACGAGACGTCGAACATGATCCTGAGAATAATGTGCGAGGCGTGGCTCGACTACATATACCTGCATCGAATTAAATTCAG AATGTGCGGGATCATCTATTGA
- the LOC143373635 gene encoding coiled-coil domain-containing protein 142 isoform X1 → MDSNYRANISKWLPPPGGVLEEWFAESSALAERMSGLVERVALIIQGITDVQACDLQVYEGVANHLEEATKEYKSICSMALSSHPIYKHKMRHFLTALMRKLNVLARFTRNLINEIVDCKSVELLRIIFRLVNIYNDILDIDIAVSDPSTNVFYNDCPSMLEPSKKMSVTRILQILAKNRAEVSCHELIDCLLANYEPREKIDPASSLPLDVEASEDSSIEIYRALTRHLTPPIESASPRSEAEMSNVESIQTLVNTQNEQVPRLLNVAQDVSPRLLGTDALKTVGGEKRLRSSAMKKVKNYYQEVAWGALSGILDHVILWWSPEPLATHHSHGAGHLKDWLSQFVQRNHVPPTVRPALQNLCDALGYHATITAWDQLFRLAYTSAFQCQSRASPTESNFQGTDTGQKFVELFQLLVRLSNECEAGGEWVIGAPLMELPLSEQIVVLHRLDHSIHTVRLWIVQEAKIIAHTWELDVFFLLVKGDVVNCLEELSYLKLADHAGALSTDSVSVQVYVCTKMRAKIVSEVNTNVDLLQKCATNCIDILAKICRVISLANLHMCFPRSSYWRKGSNVAPVAASLYVETYFEKLLLPVVEVIEDHETSNMILRIMCEAWLDYIYLHRIKFSEYGALQLLMDFAYVSKWVTNCSIISQNVRDHLLKNEVLRRCEGVGRLLLRHPGEAIAMRKRMARRTNDDGSPESPGLERMPAEMYVPNQEQWLELRAPKSYIFCCME, encoded by the exons ATGGATTCTAATTACAGGGCGAATATCAGCAAGTGGCTGCCACCTCCTGGCGGTGTCCTGGAGGAATGGTTCGCCGAGTCCTCGGCGCTCGCCGAGAGGATGAGCGGCCTCGTGGAGCGCGTAGCCTTAATCATCCAGGGCATTACAGACGTACAGGCTTGTGATTTGCAG GTGTACGAAGGCGTCGCGAATCATCTGGAGGAAGCGACGAAGGAGTACAAGTCGATCTGCTCGATGGCACTCAGCAGCCATCCGATATACAAGCACAAGATGCGGCACTTTTTGACGGCGTTGATGCGGAAGCTGAACGTGCTCGCGAGATTCACTCGCAACTTGATCAACGAAATCGTCGACTGCAAGAGCGTGGAGCTACTCAGAATCATCTTTAG ATTGGTGAACATTTATAACGATATCCTGGACATTGATATCGCCGTGTCCGATCCGTCGACGAACGTGTTCTACAACGACTGCCCTTCCATGCTGGAGCCATCGAAGAAGATGTCTGTCACCCGCATATTGCAG ATACTGGCGAAGAATAGGGCGGAGGTGTCTTGCCACGAACTTATCGACTGTCTCCTAGCGAATTACGAGCCCCGCGAGAAAATTGACCCGGCGTCGTCGTTGCCCCTCGACGTCGAGGCTTCCGAGGACTCGAGTATCGAGATCTACCG AGCTCTCACGAGACACTTAACGCCGCCGATCGAGAGCGCCTCGCCGAGATCCGAGGCGGAGATGTCGAACGTCGAGAGCATCCAGACCCTGGTTAATACCCAGAACGAGCAAGTCCCCAGGTTGCTGAACGTCGCGCAGGACGTTTCCCCGCGGCTGCTGGGCACTGACGCCTTGAAGACCGTCGGAG GCGAGAAGAGGCTCAGAAGCAGCGCGATGAAGAAGGTGAAGAATTACTATCAGGAAGTGGCTTGGGGCGCGCTATCGGGCATCCTGGACCACGTGATCCTCTGGTGGTCCCCGGAACCGCTCGCCACTCATCACAGTCACGGGGCAGGCCATCTCAAGGACTGGCTTAGCCAATTCGTCCAGAGGAATCACG TGCCACCCACGGTGCGACCAGCGCTGCAGAATCTTTGCGACGCACTCGGTTACCACGCCACCATCACCGCCTGGGACCAGCTGTTCAGGCTCGCCTACACGTCTGCCTTCCAGTGTCAGTCGAGAGCATCGCCTACAGAG TCGAATTTCCAGGGGACTGACACCGGGCAGAAGTTCGTCGAGCTGTTCCAGCTGCTGGTCAGGCTGAGCAACGAGTGCGAGGCAGGGGGTGAGTGGGTGATCGGTGCGCCGTTGATGGAGCTGCCCCTCTCGGAGCAGATCGTGGTCCTGCATCGGTTGGATCACTCGATCCACACGGTGAGGCTGTGGATCGTGCAGGAGGCAAAGATCATAGCCCACACGTGGGAGCTCGACGTGTTCTTCCTGCTGGTCAAGGGCGACGTAGTGAACTGCCTCGAGGAGCTCTCCTACTTGAAG CTCGCTGACCACGCGGGTGCGCTCTCCACGGATTCTGTTAGTGTCCAGGTGTACGTCTGCACGAAGATGAGGGCGAAGATTGTTTCCGAAGTTAACACCAACGTGGACTTGCTCCAG AAGTGCGCCACGAACTGCATAGACATCCTCGCGAAAATCTGCCGCGTGATCAGCCTGGCGAACCTGCACATGTGCTTTCCCCGGTCCAGTTACTGGAGGAAGGGAAGCAACGTCGCCCCAGTCGCCGCCAGCCTGTACGTGGAGACTTACTTCG AAAAGCTGCTGCTCCCGGTGGTGGAGGTGATCGAGGACCACGAGACGTCGAACATGATCCTGAGAATAATGTGCGAGGCGTGGCTCGACTACATATACCTGCATCGAATTAAATTCAG CGAGTACGGCGCGCTGCAGTTGCTCATGGATTTCGCGTACGTGTCGAAATGGGTGACGAATTGCTCGATAATTTCGCAGAATGTGCGGGATCATCTATTGAAGAACGAGGTGCTGCGACGCTGCGAGGGAGTCGGACGCCTCCTGCTGCGACACCCTGGCGAGGCCATCGCTATGCGCAAACGAATGG CCAGGAGGACGAACGACGACGGGTCACCGGAATCGCCCGGGCTGGAGCGCATGCCAGCGGAAATGTACGTCCCGAATCAGGAACAGTGGCTGGAGCTGCGCGCCCCCAAGAGCTACATCTTCTGCTGCATGGAATGA